A single window of Coffea eugenioides isolate CCC68of chromosome 7, Ceug_1.0, whole genome shotgun sequence DNA harbors:
- the LOC113777376 gene encoding putative late blight resistance protein homolog R1A-3, translating into MDIPSSSNTSCSDFALYDFLPSLHISSSISAGCFDLALAFLDKFPTTSYLRDLKDQVRLLKTFFLYVKMCRRRRRNQEALLEHDQEHKDNTMSESCRRSIICFRIQDVVIRMVHDLLYKHSSESDHDILASPVTRSLENIIVFLETDVKKSCSIIFFDYYLLCPRAVMDLIVSLLQALEHFFYDLPGKPMDAIRQKLMLLRNLIGFATMRGVESMQLTDLFSQVAAVAARLFSVCQFDGYDIRVVNQMKSEISQLIHKKINPSDPQVRETYIDVLTASKKQSRSSCALALEESECPVAVQFMESLHDYLMDLPGYHASFQVPVKDHILKLHQGIRYLRTLLKQAEKLDDEIKDLLGFAVCDAGILIFSLSVNEIKEGLPRETYLRLFHLHKVLKYMMAELAHDYPVTSPYSSFNYCRSNELGYMDFFLEDLQELARCDKADDSNVFLLDRIQMVHKSLVFLRSVLENIKEQRFQNEKLQAFWSYVMEVAYKAELLINSTLVGDEYEDSLDAITRDINLLKIEALEIRNGQTQRVNKNSILIPSQLAAAIHNEDLVGLNNKVKIITDRLTRGLKHLEVVPIVGMPGLGKTTLADKVYNASSVRSHFHVRGWCCVSQTYSKHSLFVQLLCSIHSKSPNEYLEMDENDLVQILKQDLLRNTYLLVLDDLWDVEAWNLLENSLPNAVNGSRILFTSRFQDLSLQFKPGSNPYHLSELTDEESWTLLQKKLFDKEGCPPELSEIGYQIAKFCRGLPLTVVLVAGILATIAQDSWEEVAKSLSSIVLQDEYCMKTLDLSYSHLPDNLKPCLLYFAAFQEDQVINVQRLLWLWISEGFVQQTEEKSLEEAAYDYLMSLINRSLVMVTKKGAMNGAKTCRLHDLVHEFCVKKAKEESFLHIIHSWKDPFGLTGPSNPHRICVHNTRESKIWEIMLNFPNLRCLLLLGNQEEDWGILLPKLLRVLDLGVLNFRKSFPMEVVLLVHLRYLVLSGIGSIPSTIDNLSTLKTLIVPMPLSFVQLLDTIWNIKTLNYLRTPGSIRGFIFPDGNLEMSPDLDHLDTLHLAIDPSSQCLQKILKKLPSIRWLKCISLGPNCNKILVCNCLKLESLHLVNFRSFEFPLNLKKLVLTQSTQPWSEISTIGKLPNLEVLKLLSLSFVGEEWVTKEGEFPSLRVLKLSDLDIRNWTASSGNFSRLEKLVVHSCWNLEEVLSCLGECPALEMIEVVTRRESVVNSVEQIRQEQKDMGNEIVISMHLPQKQCPFPHLTMVNRVPF; encoded by the coding sequence ATGGACATCCCCTCCAGCAGTAACACTAGTTGCTCTGATTTTGCTTTATATGACTTTCTGCCATCGCTTCACATCTCCTCCAGCATTAGTGCTGGTTGCTTTGATCTTGCTTTAGCTTTTCTAGACAAGTTTCCAACGACCTCGTATCTCAGGGACCTGAAGGATCAGGTAAGATTATTAAAAACCTTTTTCCTGTATGTCAAAATGtgtaggaggaggaggaggaaccAAGAAGCGCTTTTGGAGCATGATCAGGAGCACAAGGATAATACCATGTCTGAAAGTTGTAGACGTAGTATTATTTGCTTCAGAATTCAAGATGTGGTTATCAGGATGGTTCATGATCTTCTATACAAACATTCTAGTGAGTCAGATCATGACATCTTAGCAAGTCCGGTGACCAGATCCCTGGAAAATATCATAGTTTTTCTTGAGACTGATGTCAAGAAATCATGCAGCATCATCTTCTTCGACTATTACTTATTGTGTCCACGAGCAGTCATGGATCTTATTGTGTCCCTTTTACAGGCTCTGGAACACTTCTTTTACGATTTACCTGGGAAGCCAATGGATGCCATTAGACAGAAGCTAATGCTCTTAAGGAATCTCATTGGCTTTGCGACAATGCGAGGTGTTGAGTCTATGCAACTGACAGATCTCTTCAGTCAAGTTGCAGCTGTGGCTGCACGCCTATTTTCTGTATGTCAGTTTGACGGATATGATATCCGAGTGGTCAATCAaatgaaatcagaaatttctcaGCTGATACATAAGAAGATAAATCCTTCTGATCCTCAAGTCCGAGAAACTTACATAGATGTCTTGACAGCTTCAAAGAAACAATCAAGATCATCATGTGCTTTAGCCCTTGAGGAGAGTGAGTGTCCAGTTGCAGTTCAATTTATGGAGTCTCTCCACGATTATCTTATGGATCTACCAGGATATCATGCCAGTTTTCAGGTTCCAGTTAAGGATCATATTCTAAAACTCCATCAGGGAATAAGGTACTTGCGTACCCTTCTCAAACAGGCGGAGAAACTAGATGATGAAATAAAGGATCTTCTTGGATTTGCGGTCTGTGATGCAGGAATTCTGATCTTCTCCCTTTCTGTCAATGAAATCAAAGAAGGCTTGCCCAGGGAAACATATCTTAGGCTGTTTCATTTGCACAAAGTTCTCAAGTATATGATGGCAGAGCTTGCACACGATTATCCAGTAACATCACCATATTCATCATTTAATTATTGTAGATCCAATGAGTTGGGCTATATGGATTTTTTCCTAGAAGATCTCCAGGAGCTAGCAAGGTGTGATAAGGCTGATGATTCAAATGTTTTCCTATTGGATAGAATCCAAATGGTCCACAAAAGTCTCGTATTCTTGAGATCTGTCCTTGAGAATATCAAGGAGCAGCGCTTTCAGAATGAAAAACTCCAAGCTTTCTGGAGTTATGTTATGGAGGTTGCTTACAAGGCAGAGTTATTGATTAACTCGACACTTGTTGGTGATGAATATGAAGATTCTTTGGATGCTATAACTAGAGATATCAATCTTCTGAAGATTGAAGCCCTAGAGATCCGCAATGGTCAAACCCAGAGAGTTAACAAGAATTCCATTCTCATTCCGTCACAACTTGCTGCCGCCATACACAATGAGGATCTCGTGGGTCTCAACAACAAGGTGAAAATTATCACTGATCGACTTACAAGAGGATTAAAGCACTTGGAAGTTGTTCCCATTGTGGGTATGCCTGGGCTTGGTAAGACCACATTAGCCGATAAAGTTTATAATGCTTCTTCAGTTAGGTCACATTTCCATGTTCGTGGCTGGTGTTGTGTTTCTCAAACATATAGCAAGCATAGTTTGTTTGTTCAACTTTTGTGTAGTATTCATTCTAAGAGTCCTAACGAGTATCTTGAGATGGATGAAAATGATTTGGTTCAGATACTAAAGCAAGATTTGCTGAGAAATACATATCTCCTCGTTTTGGACGACTTGTGGGATGTTGAGGCATGGAATTTGTTGGAAAACTCATTGCCGAATGCTGTCAATGGAAGTAGGATTCTTTTCACCAGTAGATTCCAGGATTTGTCTTTGCAATTCAAACCTGGTAGCAATCCTTACCATCTCAGCGAACTTACTGACGAAGAGAGTTGGACATTGCTACAGAAAAAGCTATTTGACAAAGAAGGTTGTCCTCCAGAACTAAGTGAAATTGGATATCAAATAGCAAAATTTTGTAGGGGTTTACCCCTCACAGTTGTCCTTGTTGCTGGAATTCTTGCTACTATTGCACAAGATAGCTGGGAAGAAGTTGCAAAAAGTCTAAGTTCTATTGTCCTTCAGGATGAATACTGCATGAAGACACTTGACCTGAGCTATAGTCATTTACCGGATAATTTGAAGCCCTGCCTTCTATACTTTGCTGCATTTCAAGAAGATCAGGTTATTAATGTCCAAAGGTTGCTATGGCTTTGGATCTCTGAAGGATTTGTGCAACAGACTGAAGAAAAGAGCTTGGAGGAAGCGGCTTATGACTACTTGATGAGTCTAATTAATAGAAGTTTAGTTATGGTTACCAAAAAAGGAGCTATGAATGGTGCCAAAACCTGCAGACTTCATGATTTGGTACACGAGTTTTGTGTGAAAAAGGCCAAAGAAGAAAGTTTTCTACATATTATTCATAGTTGGAAAGACCCTTTTGGTCTTACTGGACCAAGCAATCCCCACCGAATTTGTGTTCATAATACTAGGGAATCGAAGATTTGGGAGATAATGCTAAATTTTCCCAATTTACGTTGTTTGCTCTTACTTGGAAATCAAGAGGAGGATTGGGGGATTTTGTTACCTAAACTTCTTAGAGTGTTGGATTTGGGGGTTTTGAATTTTAGGAAATCATTTCCGATGGAAGTAGTATTGCTTGTTCACTTGAGATACCTGGTGCTCAGTGGAATAGGATCCATCCCATCTACAATAGACAACCTCTCAACGTTGAAAACTCTTATCGTACCAATGCCGCTTTCTTTTGTTCAGCTGCTGGATACTATTTGGAACATTAAGACATTGAATTATCTACGTACTCCAGGTAGCATTCGTGGTTTCATTTTTCCAGATGGAAATCTTGAAATGTCCCCAGATTTAGATCATTTAGACACTTTACACCTTGCAATTGATCCCTCCTCTCAATGCTTGCAAAAGATACTGAAAAAGTTACCAAGCATCCGCTGGCTAAAATGTATAAGTCTCGGACCGAATTGCAACAAGATTCTTGTGTGTAActgtttgaaactagaatcacTTCATTTGGTGAATTTTCGAAGCTTTGAATTTCCGCTGAATTTGAAGAAGTTGGTTCTCACACAGAGTACTCAGCCATGGAGTgaaatttcaacaattggaaagTTGCCCAATCTTGAAGTGCTTAAATTACTTTCTCTCTCCTTTGTCGGGGAAGAATGGGTAACGAAAGAAGGGGAGTTCCCTAGCCTCCGAGTCTTGAAATTGTCAGACTTGGACATTCGCAACTGGACTGCATCTTCTGGTAATTTTTCTCGTCTTGAGAAATTGGTTGTGCACAGCTGTTGGAATCTGGAGGAGGTCCTTTCTTGTTTAGGGGAATGTCCGGCTCTGGAAATGATTGAGGTGGTAACTCGTCGTGAGTCTGTTGTAAATTCTGTAGAGCAAATTCGGCAAGAACAGAAGGATATGGGAAATGAGATCGTAATTAGTATGCATCTTCCTCAGAAACAGTGCCCATTTCCACACTTGACAATGGTGAACCGTGTCCCATTTTGA